The Armatimonadota bacterium DNA window CGTCGTTCTTGATGTGCTTGAGCGATTCGATCTTCCCTTCGTAAACGCGTTCTCCAGCGCGGTCTACGCGGCATAGACATCCGCGCTTGACCATTCCGTCAGTGACATAGCAACCCGCCACGAAGCCAGCCTTGGTGAGCTTGAAGGTCGCACGGATATCCACCGAGCCCAAATACTTTTCTTCGAACTTGGGGGCGAGCATTCCCTTGACCGCAGCTTCGATATCTTCGATCAATTCGTAGATGATGGTGTAGGCTCGAATTTCGACCTTGGCCCTTTCGGCTTCGCACTTTGACTTACCTTCTGGCTTTACGTTGAATCCAACGATAATGCTGTCAGAGGCACTCGCAAGGAGGACGTCGCTTTCTGTGATCGCTCCAACACCGGCGTAAACGATCTTGACTTCAACTTCCTCGTTCTGAATCTTCTCGAGCATGCCGCGGACCGCTTCCACGGAGCCTTGGACGTCCGCCTTGACGATGAGGTTGAGTGACTTTGTTTCGTCGCTATCGAGTTGTCGGCGAAGATCGCGCAAGCTGATCTTTCGCTTTGGCGCGATGAGCTGCTTGCGGATTTCATCCGATCGATCCGAAGCCTTGTTACGTGCGGCACGTTCGTCGAGAGCGACTTCCACGATCTCACCCGCCATTGGCACTTCGCTCAGGCCGAGAATTTCGACCGGCATCGATGGGCCTGCTTCATTGACACGCTCACCAAGATAGTCAGTCATCGCCTTGATCTTGCCGCTGGCGGTTCCTACCACGACGTTGCTGCCGATCTTAAGCGTGCCTTCTTGAACCAGAATCGTTGCAACCGGACCTCGGCCCTTATCGAGCTTGGCTTCAATCACGATTCCCTTGAATTCACCCTTCGGATTCGCCTTGAGCTCCATGACTTCGGCTTGGAGCAGAATCATTTCGAGCAAGTGAGGAACTCCTTCACCTGTATGAGCGGAGACAGGGCAAGTGATGATCTGACCGCCGTAAGCTTCAGGAACAACTTCGTGCTCGGTGAGCTGCATCAGCACTCGGTCTGGATTTGCGTTGCCTTTGTCGATCTTGTTGACCGCAACGATCATCGGAACGCCAGCGTTCTTAATGTGGCCGATGGCTTCGATCGTTTGCGGCATGATGCCGTCATCTGCGGCGACCACCAAGATCGCAATATCGGTGACTTGTGCACCGCGCGCTCGCATCGCGGTAAAGGCAGCGTGGCCTGGAGTATCCAGGAATGTGATGAGCCCTTGATCGAGTTTCGCTTGGTACGCACCGATGTGCTGAGTAATTCCGCCGTGTTCCTTGTCCGCGACGTTTGCCTTTCGGATGTAGTCGAGCAGCGAGGTCTTTCCGTGGTCAACGTGGCCCATGATCGTGACGACCGGAGGCCGAATCACTTCGGCGGGTTCATCGACTTTCTTGGCGCGGCTGACGATCGGTTTTGCCGCTGGCTTTGGAGCCTCGGTGACTCCCCATTGGAGCGTACAGCCGTACAATTCGGCGACCTTTTCGATGATGTCGGGCTTGAGACTGGTGGTGAGCTGCGCCATCGTCTTCAACTTCATCATGAGGTTTTTGACAACGTCTTGCGGCGGGACACCGATTGCTTGCGCGATGTCTCGCGGGGTTGCACCATCTTGCACGACAAGAACCTTCTTACCGCGTTGTGATTCGAGTGAGTCCTTGATCAGTTCAAGTTCATCGGAATCGGCGAGGAACTCATCGCCCTCGTGTACGACGCCAAGCGACTGCAAAGCGCTGAGCACTTGGCTCGGCGTGACGCCATATTGCTTGGCGAGTTCAGAAATGTTGTTTGAGGAACCCATGGTTACTGGTGACAAAGAATCTCCTT harbors:
- the infB gene encoding translation initiation factor IF-2 yields the protein MSPVTMGSSNNISELAKQYGVTPSQVLSALQSLGVVHEGDEFLADSDELELIKDSLESQRGKKVLVVQDGATPRDIAQAIGVPPQDVVKNLMMKLKTMAQLTTSLKPDIIEKVAELYGCTLQWGVTEAPKPAAKPIVSRAKKVDEPAEVIRPPVVTIMGHVDHGKTSLLDYIRKANVADKEHGGITQHIGAYQAKLDQGLITFLDTPGHAAFTAMRARGAQVTDIAILVVAADDGIMPQTIEAIGHIKNAGVPMIVAVNKIDKGNANPDRVLMQLTEHEVVPEAYGGQIITCPVSAHTGEGVPHLLEMILLQAEVMELKANPKGEFKGIVIEAKLDKGRGPVATILVQEGTLKIGSNVVVGTASGKIKAMTDYLGERVNEAGPSMPVEILGLSEVPMAGEIVEVALDERAARNKASDRSDEIRKQLIAPKRKISLRDLRRQLDSDETKSLNLIVKADVQGSVEAVRGMLEKIQNEEVEVKIVYAGVGAITESDVLLASASDSIIVGFNVKPEGKSKCEAERAKVEIRAYTIIYELIEDIEAAVKGMLAPKFEEKYLGSVDIRATFKLTKAGFVAGCYVTDGMVKRGCLCRVDRAGERVYEGKIESLKHIKNDVREMSNGQECGIQFENWTGFKEGDKIEAYEMVQIMD